The following proteins are encoded in a genomic region of Dasypus novemcinctus isolate mDasNov1 chromosome 3, mDasNov1.1.hap2, whole genome shotgun sequence:
- the LOC101436289 gene encoding olfactory receptor 4F17: MVTEFIFLGLSNSQELQIFLFVFFFVFYVGIVFGNLLIITTVISDTHLHSPMYFLLANLSLNDLCLSSVTAPKMIVDFFRKRKVISFKGCLAQIFLLHLFGGGELVILIAMAFDRYIAICKPLRYIAIMHGRVCVGIVAASWGIGFFHSVSQLAFAMNLPFCGPNEVDSFYCDLPRVIKLACTDTFRLDIMVIANSGVLTVCSFVLLITSYTVILVTIKHRPSDTSSKALSTLTAHITVVLLFFGPCIFIYAWPFPIKSLDKFLAVFYSVVTPLLNPIIYTLRNKDMKAAMRWLRKKNVNSRVKL, translated from the coding sequence ATGGTGACTGAATTCATTTTTCTGGGACTTTCCAATTCTCAGGAACTCcaaattttcttatttgtgttcttttttgtatTCTATGTAGGAATTGTGTTTGGGAACCTTCTTATTATTACAACTGTGATTTCTGACACCCATCTTCACTCCCCCATGTACTTCTTGCTTGCCAACCTCTCACTTAATGATCTGTGTCTATCTTCAGTCACAGCCCCCAAAATGATAGTTGACTTTTTCAGGAAGCGCAAAGTCATCTCTTTCAAAGGCTGTCTTGCTCAGATATTTCTCCTTCACCTTTTTGGTGGGGGTGAGTTGGTGATTCTCATAGCCATGGCCTTTGACAGATATATAGCAATCTGTAAACCCCTTCGCTACATTGCAATTATGCATGGCCGTGTGTGTGTTGGTATTGTAGCTGCTTCATGGGGAATTGGTTTCTTCCATTCGGTGAGTCAGTTGGCCTTTGCAATGAACTTACCTTTCTGTGGCCCAAATGAGGTAGACAGCTTTTACTGTGACCTCCCTAGAGTCATCAAACTTGCCTGCACAGACACCTTCAGGTTGGATATCATGGTTATAGCTAACAGTGGAGTgcttactgtgtgttcttttgtgctCCTAATCACCTCCTACACCGTCATCCTAGTGACCATCAAGCATCGCCCTTCAGACACATCATCCAAGGCTCTGTCAACTTTGACTGCTCACATCACAGTAGTTCTTTTGTTCTTTGGACCATGTATCTTCATTTATGCCTGGCCATTCCCCATCAAGTCATTAGATAAATTCCTTGCTGTATTTTATTCTGTGGTCACCCCTCTCTTGAACCCAATTATATACACACTGCGGAACAAAGACATGAAAGCTGCAATGAGATGGCTGAGAAAAAAGAATGTGAATTCTAGAGTAAAATTATAG